A window of the Phaseolus vulgaris cultivar G19833 chromosome 5, P. vulgaris v2.0, whole genome shotgun sequence genome harbors these coding sequences:
- the LOC137834204 gene encoding uncharacterized protein, with the protein MVATRNNNDAMAEQMTMIQTLQTQMEELRQKGIEDRRQHEEDRRRQEEEIALLREQNAQLQRQVDNPKREGQSHMADRTASRIPTPADTNPASRTEIVERKISKRGHPFTDEIITTPLPDKWRGLVIKLYDGSTDPDEHLNVYKTQMTLYTTDNNVWCKVFPTSLQGEPLTWFTELPSNSIDDFDVLAAKFSTLYATSRLHHMSSMSLLAVQQEKGESLRTFLDRFNKACMNIRGLKQEVTLHHLVSTIRPSRFTESLIKMPPQDMEDLRTRATKFMQIEEHIDYHQRFEAIGSGVLNDQTPSKEREFETERTVRTTPRSDRNRGGRIPRFNSYTPLIVPRGRALDEALQTDLIPTLKQYQTPPNADTARRCQYHRNFGHTTKGCQALKDKIEELIQAGHLRQFVKKIRNSRSPPRSTDRPSRGDDRSYRNNYKRQTDHSQASRKHSESPVRRTRARSTSPDRNARPRQRVREVINMIVGPVTLGEPNHEANYIAGGFVGGGCSNSARKKHLRDIQFAHATTRRRPHIPPITFTDDDFTAIDPAQDDPMVITVEIDKFTIAKTLVFQGSSVDILYWDIFKKMRIPEADIQPYNEQIVGFSGERVDTKGYINLYTTFRE; encoded by the coding sequence ATGGTTGCAACAAGGAACAACAACGACGCTATGGCAGAACAGATGACTATGATTCAAACCCTCCAAACTCAGATGGAGGAACTGCGGCAAAAGGGGATTGAAGACCGTCGTCAACACGAAGAGGATAGGCGCCGTCAAGAGGAAGAAATCGCCTTattgagagagcagaatgcacAACTCCAACGACAGGTTGATAATCCCAAACGAGAAGGCCAATCCCATATGGCCGACCGAACCGCCTCTCGCATACCTACACCGGCCGACACCAATCCTGCTTCCAGAACTGAAATAGTCGAAAGAAAGATAAGTAAAAGGGGTCATCCTTTTACAGACGAAATCATCACCACACCACTTCCTGACAAGTGGAGAGGCCTCGTCATCAAACTCTATGACGGCTCGACCGACCCAGACGAGCATTTAAATGTTTACAAGACGcaaatgactttgtataccACAGATAACAATGTGTGGTGTAAAGTATTCCCCACGTCGCTCCAGGGAGAACCTCTTACTTGGTTTACAGAGCTACCTTCGAATTCCATTGACGACTTCGACGTCTTAGCCGCAAAATTCTCTACTCTATATGCCACCAGCCGACTGCATCACATGTCTTCCATGTCTCTACTAGCGGTACAACAAGAGAAAGGTGAATCTCTCAGAACCTTTTTAGATAGATTCAACAAGGCATGCATGAATATCCGAGGGCTCAAACAGGAAGTCACGTTACACCATTTGGTTTCGACCATCCGACCAAGCCGTTTTACCGAAAGTCTCATCAAAATGCCGCCTCAAGACATGGAAGATCTTCGAACTCGggcaaccaaattcatgcaaattgAGGAACACATTGACTATCACCAACGGTTCGAAGCCATCGGATCCGGAGTCCTCAATGATCAAACCCCGAGCAAAGAAAGGGAATTCGAGACCGAACGGACCGTTCGAACCACCCCAAGGTCCGACCGGAACAGAGGAGGCCGAATCCCCAGGTTTAATAGTTACACCCCTTTAATTGTTCCGAGGGGACGAGCCCTAGATGAAGCACTGCAAACGGATTTAATTCCGACACTAAAACAGTATCAAACACCACCGAATGCAGATACTGCTAGGCGTTGTCAGTACCATCGAAATTTCGGTCACACGACCAAAGGATGTCAAGCGTTGAAGGACAAAATCGAAGAACTCATCCAGGCTGGCCATTTGCGGCAATTCGTCAAGAAGATAAGAAATTCAAGATCCCCACCACGAAGTACCGACCGTCCATCCCGTGGTGACGACCGGTCATACCGTAATAACTACAAACGCCAAACTGATCATAGCCAGGCTTCGCGGAAACACAGTGAAAGCCCCGTTCGGCGTACACGCGCCCGCAGCACAAGTCCTGACCGAAACGCCCGCCCTCGTCAACGAGTTCGCGAAGTCATCAATATGATTGTTGGACCCGTTACCTTGGGCGAACCAAACCACGAAGCAAATTATATAGCCGGAGGCTTTGTCGGCGGCGGGTGCTCAAATTCTGCCCGAAAGAAACATCTCCGGGACATTCAGTTCGCTCATGCTACTACGAGAAGGCGCCCACACATACCTCCGATCACTTTCACTGACGACGACTTCACAGCCATAGATCCAGCCCAGGACGACCCTATGGTAATCACTGTGGAAATTGACAAGTTCACAATTGCCAAGACTTTGGTATTCCAGGGCAGCTCGGTCGATATATTATACTGGGATATCTTCAAGAAAATGCGCATCCCAGAAGCAGACATTCAACCTTATAACGAACAAATTGTAGGGTTCTCAGGTGAACGGGTTGACACTAAGGGGTATATAAACTTGTATACAACCTTTAGAGAGTAA